In bacterium, the sequence AATAAATTAGATAATTTAAGTAAAATTTCCTTATCAGAATTTCTAACTGACTGGAAATGTCAAGATAGTGCATGCAGAAATTTTCAGGTTGCAATTGAAATTTGTCTTGATATTGGAACTTTTTTACTATCAGAAAAAAATTTGCCTATTCCAGATACATATTCTTTAATTATTAAAGAATTAAGAGAAAATGGAATAATTGATAAAAATTTAGAAGAGGATATGAAAAAATTAATAAAGTTTAGAAATATCATAGTTCATGAATATTTATATATAGATTTAGAAAAAGTTTATAAAAATTTCTCTTATGTTGATACATTTAGAAAATTCGCTGATACAATAATAAAATATTTTCAAGTATAATTTTTAAATAAAAACTCTTCTACTTTTCTAACCGCCGGGGTTGAACACAATTGACAATTAGATAAAAGAAAAAGTAAAATATAAATATGAGAAAAGGGAAAATTATAAGAAAAACAAAAGAGACAGATATATTAATAGAAATAAATTTAGATGGCAATGGAAATTATGAAGTAAAAACAGATATTGGATTTTTATCTCATATGTTAGAATTATTTTCAAAATTTTCAGGAATAGATAGCAAAATAAAGGCAAAAGGAGATATTGAAGTTGATACTCATCACCTTGTTGAAGATGTTGGAATATGTTTAGGAGAAAGTATAAAACAAGCATTGGGAGATAAAAAGGGAATTAGAAGATTTGGGTTTTCTTCAATGCCAATGGATGAAACACTAGTGAATATATCAGTTGACATTTCAGGTAGACCTTTTCTTGTTTTTAATGTTCCTGATATTAGAAAAAAAGAGAGTGTTTTAGAAATTGAAGATATAAAGGAATTTTTCAATGGTTTTGTAAATCATTCAGGTATTACCCTTCATATAAATTTTGTTTATGGTAAAAATCTTCACCACATAAATGAAGCAATTTTTAAAGGCGTTGCCTTATCTTTAAAAGAAGCAATGAAAAAAGAAGGCAAAAGCACCCCATCTACAAAAGGAAGAATTGATTAAAATGGAAGAAAATAATTTACCAAATCCAAGAATTTCTGCCCTACTTTCTTTTGTTGTAAATGGGTTAGGACAGATTTATAATGGTGAAATAAGGAAGGGATTATACTTGATTTTCCTCTCTGCTTTTTCTCTTTTGATTTTTATAATTGGCTCTATCTTTTTGTTTTTCTTTTTATGGAATGGAATGACCCCTTTTTCATTTCTTGTCTGGGGAATTATATTATTTTTTATTGGTCTTATAGGAATAATTATTTTAGGAATATATAGTATTTCAGATGCATATAATACAGCAAAGAAAATGCACCAAAAAGGAACAGAGTAAAGGAAAAATCCCCCTACTCTTTTTTAATAAAATTGCGATTAGAAGAAAAAATTTGAAAGAGAAATTTAATTTTCCTCTTTTTTTCTTCTCTCCACTCCGCCACAAAGTTCGCTACAAAACATTGCGAATCCGACACTCTTTCCGCCAAAAATCGTGTCGGATTCGAAATTCTAGCCGAATTTGGCGGAATTGGCGGACAGGGACAGGGAAGATGCTCGCCCGTGGGCTATGCCCGAGGGGATGGATTTTCATTTATCTTTTATTAAATCCCTCTCTTTCTACCTTTAATAAAGGGAGACAACTACACTCCCTCCTTTTATAAAGGAGGGATGGGGTGGATTTAGAAATCGCCCTTAAAGTCCCCCTGCCCCGTTGTGCCTATTGAAATACATTACGGCACCAACTCTGTGTGCTAAACTTTGCTACTTTAGTCGGTTTTACAAAGGGGGAGATGACGCACCAACTCTGAGAAACAGAGTAAGCAACTTTAATTGGTTTGGTTAGAGGAAGAAATTAAACGGAGTTAATAAAAATGGAAAAAAATATAATTATTGGTGTTTGTGGTTCAATTTCTGCTTACAAAAGTTGTGAAATTGTAAGGGAATTTAAAAAAAGAAATTGGGAAGTTAAGGTAATTATGACAGAAAAAGCAACAAAATTCATTTCTCCATTAACTCTTGAAGTCCTTTCTAAAAATCAGGTCTATGTTGATATGTTTGACAGAAAAAATTATAAACAAGACCATATTTCTTTAAGCGAATTTGCAGATATTATTCTTGTTGCCCCTGCAACTGCAAATATAATTGGTAAAATTGCATCAGGTATATCTGATGACCTTCTTACCTGTACTATTTTTGCTTTTTCAGGTACTGTTATATTTGCACCTGGTATGAATGATAATATGTGGAAAAACAAAATTGTTGAAGAAAATGTTCAGAAATTAAAAAAGTATGGATATAAATTTATTGGTCCTGAAAAAGGAGAACTTGCTTCTGGGAAAGTTGGAATTGGACGACTTGCAGAAATAAAAAAAATAATTGAAATAACCGAAAATGAGTTTAAAAAACAAAATAATATAAATGAAGCAATATAATTTTAATTCAAATTTAGAAAAAGTTGCATTAGAAAAATTTGGTAAAAAAGAAAAATACCCATTTGAAAGAATTAAAATAATTGAAGTCCCAAATTTCTCATTATTGGGAAAAATTGTTGCATTAAGATTTATTGAGTGGCTACAATTAAATGAAGAAGGAGTTTTTTCTCTCCCCACAGGAAAAACACCTGAATATTTTATTGAATGGGCATCATATTACATAAATAACTGGAATAAAAAAGAGATAAAAGAAGAATTAAAGCAGTGGGGACTTTCTGAAAAAAAACCAAACTTAAAAAATTATTATTTTGTTCAAATTGATGAGTTCTATCCAATAAATTCTGAAAGAACAAATAGTTTCAATTATTATATAAAAAATTTCTATGTTAAAAAATTTTCTTTAAATCCAAAAAAAATAATCCTTATTGATACATGGAAAGTTGGTTGCTCTCCATATAAAAACTTATCATATATATTCCCGGATGAAAAAGTTGACCTTTCTTTAAGATATAGAAAACCAAAAACAGAACTTGAAAAACTACAACAAAAAGCAATATACCAGATGGATGGATTTGCTATGAAATATGAGGAGAAAATAGAGCAACTTGGTGGAATTGGATTTTTTCTTGGTGGAATTGGTCCTGATGGTCATATTGGTTTTAATATAAGAGGTTCTGACCATAATTCAACAACTCGTCTCTTAAACATAAATTATGAAACCGCAGCAGCAAGTTCTACCGACCTTGGAGGAATTGAAGTTGCGAGGGGAAAATGTGTAGTTACAATTGGACTAAAAACAATAACTCAAAATCCAACTACAACAGCAATAATAATGGCAGCGGGTGAAAGTAAAGCAAAAGTCGTAATGGATGCAGTGGAAAATCCACCTTCAATTTTATATCCTGCAACTTCCTTACAGAAACTGGCAGGAAGTAGATTTTATTTAACAAAAGGCGCTACATCTTTTTTAAAAGGAAGAAAAATTGATGAACTTGAAAATAAAAAATTAGAAAAAGAAGATATTGAAAAAATCATAATTGATATATCCAATAAAGAAAAAGTAAAAATTAGTAATTTAGATAAAAATGATTTTGAAGATGATATTTTCGGGAAAATTTTAATTAAGAAAAATATAAATATAAAAAAATCTTTAATTATAACTGAAAATGATATAAAAAGAAGCATAAAAAAGGGAACAGAAGTAATCAAAAATACAACATTTCTTCATACTTCCCCACATCATGATGATATAATGCTTGGATATCTTCCTTATATACTTCATCTTGTCCGAACTCCTTCAAATCAACATTTTTTTGCTACATTTACAAGTGGTTTTACTTCTGTTACAAATCATTATCTTTTGAGAAAAATTCAATTACTTGAAAAATATTTACAGGAAAATTTACTTTTTACTCTTTTAAAAGAGAAGGACTATTTTCAACCAGAAAATATAAATGCAAGAAATAGAGATGTATTTCAATATTTAGATGGAATAGCAGCAAATAGTAAAGAAATGATTGAAGAAGGTGAAAGCAGAAGGATGTTAAGAAATATTGTAGAAATAACAGGAAAATTGGATTTAGAAGAAATAAAAAGAAAAATAAAAAAATATAAAATATATTTAATAAATTCATATCCAGGCAAAAAAGATATTCCTGAAATACAGACATTAAAAGGAATGGTAAGAGAATGGGAAGAAGAACTTTTGTGGTCCCATTTAGGTTTTAACTGCAACCATATTTTTCATCTTCGTCTTCCATTTTATACAGGTGATATATTTACTCCTGAACCAGAATTCCCACAGGATGTAAAGCCGGTTATTAACCTATTAGAAAAATTAAATCCAGATATAATTACAGTTGCTTTAGACCCTGAAGGGACAGGTCCTGACACGCATTATAAGGTCTTACAGGTTGTTTATCAGGCAACAAAATATTATAAAGAAAAATATAACAAGAATTTTAAAATATGGGGTTATAGAAATATATGGTTTAAGTTTCATCCTTCTGAATGTAATATCTTTGTTCCTGTTTCTATGAACTCACTTGCTATTATGAAAATGGCTTTTGATATATGTTTTGGTTCACAAAAAGAAGCATCTTTCCCATCTTATGAATATGATGGTCCTTTTTCTGAACTTTCTCAGGAAATCATGGTAAATCAATACTCAAAAATAAAAACATGTCTTGGTAGGGATTATTTTTATTCAAACAAAGTTCCACGCCTAAGA encodes:
- a CDS encoding DUF86 domain-containing protein; this translates as MELPIPVKNRLEKLEVALNKLDNLSKISLSEFLTDWKCQDSACRNFQVAIEICLDIGTFLLSEKNLPIPDTYSLIIKELRENGIIDKNLEEDMKKLIKFRNIIVHEYLYIDLEKVYKNFSYVDTFRKFADTIIKYFQV
- a CDS encoding flavoprotein yields the protein MEKNIIIGVCGSISAYKSCEIVREFKKRNWEVKVIMTEKATKFISPLTLEVLSKNQVYVDMFDRKNYKQDHISLSEFADIILVAPATANIIGKIASGISDDLLTCTIFAFSGTVIFAPGMNDNMWKNKIVEENVQKLKKYGYKFIGPEKGELASGKVGIGRLAEIKKIIEITENEFKKQNNINEAI
- a CDS encoding glucosamine-6-phosphate deaminase, giving the protein MKQYNFNSNLEKVALEKFGKKEKYPFERIKIIEVPNFSLLGKIVALRFIEWLQLNEEGVFSLPTGKTPEYFIEWASYYINNWNKKEIKEELKQWGLSEKKPNLKNYYFVQIDEFYPINSERTNSFNYYIKNFYVKKFSLNPKKIILIDTWKVGCSPYKNLSYIFPDEKVDLSLRYRKPKTELEKLQQKAIYQMDGFAMKYEEKIEQLGGIGFFLGGIGPDGHIGFNIRGSDHNSTTRLLNINYETAAASSTDLGGIEVARGKCVVTIGLKTITQNPTTTAIIMAAGESKAKVVMDAVENPPSILYPATSLQKLAGSRFYLTKGATSFLKGRKIDELENKKLEKEDIEKIIIDISNKEKVKISNLDKNDFEDDIFGKILIKKNINIKKSLIITENDIKRSIKKGTEVIKNTTFLHTSPHHDDIMLGYLPYILHLVRTPSNQHFFATFTSGFTSVTNHYLLRKIQLLEKYLQENLLFTLLKEKDYFQPENINARNRDVFQYLDGIAANSKEMIEEGESRRMLRNIVEITGKLDLEEIKRKIKKYKIYLINSYPGKKDIPEIQTLKGMVREWEEELLWSHLGFNCNHIFHLRLPFYTGDIFTPEPEFPQDVKPVINLLEKLNPDIITVALDPEGTGPDTHYKVLQVVYQATKYYKEKYNKNFKIWGYRNIWFKFHPSECNIFVPVSMNSLAIMKMAFDICFGSQKEASFPSYEYDGPFSELSQEIMVNQYSKIKTCLGRDYFYSNKVPRLRATRGFVFIKEMEPEEFFKKAIELKRIMGF
- the hisB gene encoding imidazoleglycerol-phosphate dehydratase HisB, which produces MRKGKIIRKTKETDILIEINLDGNGNYEVKTDIGFLSHMLELFSKFSGIDSKIKAKGDIEVDTHHLVEDVGICLGESIKQALGDKKGIRRFGFSSMPMDETLVNISVDISGRPFLVFNVPDIRKKESVLEIEDIKEFFNGFVNHSGITLHINFVYGKNLHHINEAIFKGVALSLKEAMKKEGKSTPSTKGRID